From Selenomonas sp. AB3002, one genomic window encodes:
- a CDS encoding cobyric acid synthase, with translation MSKSIMLMGTSSHVGKSIITTALCRIFRHQGRKVVPFKAQNMALNSYVTREGLEMGRAQVAQAEAAGLEPMVDMNPVLLKPTGHSCSQVIINGKPVGNMSAREYHTGYSLKAFSAVKEALLRLQENYEVLVIEGAGSPAEVNLKANDIVNMRVAKHLNAPVLLIADIDRGGALASLVGTLELLDEDERALVKGLIINKFRGDITLLQPAIDFLEEKTGKPVLGVVPHIDEMGIDDEDSVSLEEKQSAPAKDKDKLRLAVIQTPKISNFTDFSSLAAEPDVELYYVQEASGLGEPDLILLPGSKNTTEDLLYLRESGLELAVKEKVQQGTPLWGICGGYQMLGEKIRDPRHMESGHDEVEGMGLLPMVTTFTAEKLLTQVKASCKDLCFADGRKAMTADNMPGYEIHMGQTEFTAQVKHPFVINCSNGQDTAGSDGAVSTDGRVLGTYIHGIFDHDGFRRQLLNVLRQQKGWEALPEQRNQHRDKEAAYDRLADVVAQSLDMEKLAEIMAGGEDSSC, from the coding sequence ATGTCTAAGAGCATCATGCTGATGGGGACCAGTTCCCATGTGGGCAAGAGCATCATCACCACGGCTCTTTGCCGTATCTTTCGCCACCAGGGCAGAAAGGTGGTGCCCTTCAAGGCGCAGAATATGGCTCTGAATTCCTATGTGACCCGTGAAGGGCTGGAGATGGGCCGGGCTCAGGTGGCCCAGGCAGAGGCGGCCGGGCTGGAGCCTATGGTGGACATGAATCCCGTGCTTTTGAAGCCTACAGGACATTCCTGCTCCCAGGTCATCATCAACGGCAAGCCTGTGGGCAATATGAGCGCCCGTGAATATCATACAGGCTATTCTCTGAAGGCTTTTTCTGCCGTCAAGGAAGCGCTTTTGCGTCTGCAGGAGAATTATGAGGTGCTGGTCATCGAGGGGGCGGGCAGTCCTGCTGAGGTGAACCTCAAGGCCAATGATATAGTGAATATGCGGGTGGCAAAGCATCTGAATGCCCCGGTGCTGCTGATTGCAGACATTGACCGTGGCGGTGCCCTGGCTTCCCTGGTAGGCACCCTTGAGCTCTTGGATGAGGACGAAAGAGCTCTGGTCAAGGGGCTTATCATCAATAAGTTCAGGGGAGATATAACCCTCCTGCAGCCAGCTATAGATTTTCTTGAGGAAAAGACTGGCAAGCCTGTGCTGGGAGTGGTGCCCCATATTGACGAGATGGGCATCGACGATGAGGACTCAGTCTCTTTGGAAGAAAAGCAGTCCGCCCCCGCCAAGGATAAGGACAAGCTGCGGCTGGCAGTAATACAGACGCCAAAGATTTCCAACTTCACGGATTTTTCCAGCCTGGCGGCAGAACCAGATGTAGAGCTTTACTATGTGCAGGAAGCCTCCGGTCTGGGCGAGCCCGATTTGATTCTCCTGCCTGGTTCCAAGAACACCACAGAAGATTTGCTCTACCTGAGGGAGAGCGGCCTGGAGCTGGCTGTCAAGGAGAAGGTGCAGCAGGGCACACCCCTCTGGGGCATCTGCGGAGGTTATCAGATGCTGGGTGAGAAGATACGAGACCCAAGGCATATGGAATCTGGCCATGACGAAGTGGAGGGGATGGGCCTGCTGCCCATGGTGACCACTTTCACCGCAGAGAAGCTGCTGACCCAGGTTAAGGCTTCCTGCAAGGATTTGTGCTTTGCTGATGGGCGGAAAGCCATGACGGCTGACAATATGCCCGGCTATGAGATACACATGGGGCAGACCGAATTCACCGCCCAGGTGAAGCACCCCTTTGTCATCAATTGTTCCAATGGACAGGACACTGCAGGAAGCGATGGGGCGGTGAGCACTGATGGCAGGGTGCTGGGCACTTATATCCACGGCATCTTTGACCATGACGGCTTCCGTCGCCAGCTCCTGAACGTGCTGCGTCAGCAAAAGGGCTGGGAGGCTTTGCCGGAGCAGCGCAACCAGCACCGGGACAAGGAAGCTGCTTATGACAGGTTGGCAGATGTTGTAGCTCAGAGTCTGGATATGGAAAAACTGGCAGAAATCATGGCAGGAGGTGAGGACAGCTCATGCTGA
- a CDS encoding universal stress protein: protein MGKINKILVPVDGSVNGCKAVDEAIFFAEKCKADLDFVYVASNINKDIPSHIVFDRIWEKIPADLRAAKHVETGSIHKAILRVAEQEKSDMIIMGSRGLGLFKGALIGSVSQKVVEESTIPVMVIK, encoded by the coding sequence ATGGGCAAGATAAATAAGATATTAGTGCCGGTGGACGGTTCCGTAAACGGCTGCAAGGCGGTTGATGAGGCCATCTTCTTTGCGGAAAAATGCAAGGCGGATCTTGATTTCGTATATGTGGCCAGCAATATCAACAAGGATATTCCCAGCCATATCGTCTTTGACCGCATTTGGGAGAAGATTCCTGCTGACCTGCGTGCGGCCAAGCATGTGGAAACCGGCAGCATCCACAAGGCTATCTTGAGAGTGGCAGAACAGGAGAAGAGTGACATGATCATCATGGGCAGCCGCGGTTTGGGGCTTTTCAAAGGGGCCCTCATTGGCAGCGTCAGCCAGAAGGTAGTGGAAGAGTCCACTATACCTGTAATGGTCATCAAGTAA
- a CDS encoding YlxR family protein, which yields MKTKKLPERFCLGCQQSLPKKALVRIVRSPEGEFAVDVTGKMPGRGAYICPKADCLAKAQKSRGLERSFKGKVPQEVYEKLAEQVASLEAAAAEAQS from the coding sequence ATGAAGACCAAGAAACTTCCTGAAAGATTCTGTTTGGGCTGCCAGCAGAGCCTGCCCAAGAAGGCCCTGGTGCGCATCGTCAGAAGCCCTGAGGGCGAATTCGCCGTGGATGTCACCGGCAAGATGCCTGGGCGCGGGGCTTATATCTGCCCCAAGGCTGACTGCCTGGCCAAGGCCCAGAAGTCCCGGGGGCTGGAGCGTTCCTTCAAGGGCAAGGTGCCCCAGGAGGTATACGAAAAACTGGCAGAGCAGGTTGCCTCTCTTGAGGCTGCTGCTGCGGAGGCACAGTCCTGA
- the cbiB gene encoding adenosylcobinamide-phosphate synthase CbiB, with protein sequence MLTAISAFLIDAIIGDPNGKWHPVVLMGKLISFLERAFYRPEDSDGKKFAMGSMLVIIVLLISYDAAAALMHFSYYLPGWGSAMVGALILSFMISPKSLAKAGKGICALLLLGNLEEARQKVGWIVGRDTDKLSEAEIARATVETIAENTVDGIIAPLFFFAIGGVPLAVLYRAANTMDSMIGYKNEKYLYFGRAAARLDDALNLIPARLTGLLFIVSAWLLGFDARHALNTMKRDADKHPSPNGGYAEATVAGALHIRLGGVNSYFGRESFRAYMGDPIQVTGPKHIMECIRMMYTATVLYLIGFYIVFQCLGHSLY encoded by the coding sequence ATGCTGACGGCTATCTCCGCCTTCCTCATAGATGCCATTATCGGGGATCCCAATGGCAAATGGCATCCCGTTGTCCTGATGGGCAAGCTGATATCCTTTTTGGAAAGGGCCTTTTACCGCCCTGAGGACAGTGACGGCAAGAAATTTGCCATGGGGTCCATGCTGGTGATTATAGTGCTGCTGATCTCTTATGATGCAGCAGCTGCTCTGATGCATTTTTCCTACTATCTGCCCGGCTGGGGCAGTGCCATGGTGGGGGCCCTGATCTTATCCTTCATGATTTCCCCCAAGAGTCTGGCCAAAGCCGGCAAAGGCATTTGCGCCCTGCTTTTGTTGGGCAATCTTGAGGAAGCCCGCCAGAAGGTGGGTTGGATAGTGGGCCGGGATACGGATAAATTAAGTGAAGCCGAGATTGCCAGGGCTACGGTGGAGACTATTGCGGAAAACACCGTGGACGGAATCATTGCCCCCCTGTTTTTCTTCGCAATTGGCGGCGTGCCCTTGGCGGTGCTCTACCGGGCTGCCAATACCATGGATTCCATGATTGGCTACAAGAATGAGAAGTACCTTTACTTTGGCCGGGCGGCTGCCAGGCTGGATGATGCCCTGAATCTGATTCCTGCCCGTCTGACAGGCCTGCTCTTTATCGTAAGCGCCTGGCTCTTGGGCTTTGATGCCCGCCATGCCCTGAATACTATGAAGCGGGATGCGGACAAGCACCCCAGCCCCAACGGCGGCTATGCGGAAGCTACGGTGGCAGGAGCTCTGCATATCCGGCTGGGAGGAGTCAATTCCTACTTTGGCAGGGAGAGTTTCCGCGCCTATATGGGGGATCCCATCCAGGTGACGGGGCCAAAGCACATCATGGAATGCATTCGCATGATGTATACAGCTACGGTGCTTTACCTCATCGGTTTCTATATCGTATTCCAGTGTTTGGGTCACAGCCTGTACTGA
- the nusA gene encoding transcription termination factor NusA translates to MARRATKAKAKDSGQEFLTTLRELGAERGIDENVLFEAIEAALISAYKRNFASAQNVRVTLSRETGHYHVYAIKTVVDETEDEITEISLAQARTIRPEYEVGDVIEIEVTPANFGRIAAQTAKQVVVQRIREAERGIIYDEFQSRESDIMSGLVQRVENGNVFIDLGKTEAVLTPAEQIPGESYEHGDRIKAFVVEVKKTNKGPQIVVSRTHPGLLKRLFELEVPEIQDGIVEIKSVAREPGHRSKIAVYSSDEAVDPVGSCVGYRGMRVQAVVDELGDEKIDIVKWNEDPAKLIANALSPAKVVSVAVNEEEKVSRVIVPDYQLSLAIGKEGQNARLAAKLTGWKIDIKSESQAVGEVLDENMSEVQVEGEESFTAEVE, encoded by the coding sequence TTGGCAAGAAGAGCTACTAAAGCTAAGGCGAAGGACAGCGGGCAGGAATTTCTCACTACCCTTCGTGAGTTGGGCGCAGAGCGCGGCATTGATGAGAATGTGCTTTTTGAGGCTATTGAGGCAGCCCTGATTTCTGCTTACAAGCGGAATTTCGCCTCTGCCCAGAACGTGCGCGTGACCCTCTCCCGTGAGACGGGACACTACCATGTGTACGCCATCAAGACTGTAGTGGATGAGACTGAGGATGAAATCACGGAGATTTCCCTGGCTCAGGCCCGCACCATTCGCCCCGAGTACGAGGTGGGTGACGTTATCGAAATCGAGGTCACTCCTGCCAACTTCGGCCGCATTGCTGCCCAGACTGCCAAGCAGGTGGTGGTGCAGCGCATCCGCGAGGCTGAGCGCGGCATCATCTACGACGAGTTCCAGAGCCGTGAGAGCGACATCATGAGCGGCCTGGTGCAGCGTGTGGAGAATGGCAATGTGTTCATTGACCTGGGCAAGACCGAAGCGGTGCTCACTCCTGCCGAGCAGATTCCCGGCGAGAGCTACGAGCATGGTGACCGCATCAAGGCTTTCGTGGTGGAAGTCAAGAAGACCAACAAGGGGCCTCAGATTGTGGTTTCCCGCACTCATCCCGGTCTTTTGAAGCGCCTCTTTGAACTGGAGGTTCCCGAGATTCAGGATGGCATCGTGGAAATCAAGTCCGTGGCCCGGGAGCCTGGCCATCGCTCTAAGATTGCTGTGTACTCCAGCGATGAGGCAGTGGATCCCGTAGGTTCCTGCGTAGGCTATCGTGGCATGCGCGTACAGGCTGTGGTGGACGAGCTGGGTGATGAGAAAATCGATATCGTGAAATGGAACGAAGATCCCGCCAAGCTCATTGCCAACGCTCTGAGCCCTGCCAAGGTGGTTTCCGTGGCAGTGAACGAAGAGGAGAAGGTTTCCCGGGTGATCGTGCCCGATTATCAGCTTTCTCTCGCCATTGGCAAGGAAGGGCAGAATGCCCGCCTGGCTGCCAAGCTCACCGGCTGGAAAATCGACATCAAGAGCGAGAGCCAGGCCGTGGGTGAAGTACTGGACGAGAATATGAGCGAGGTCCAGGTGGAAGGCGAGGAGTCCTTTACCGCAGAGGTTGAATAA
- the rimP gene encoding ribosome maturation factor RimP, with the protein MARKENIEQQVEEIVLELLEGQSEIEMVDVEYVKERDWYLRVFIDKEGGIEIDDCQALSEKLEERLDAEDFITDSYILEVSSPGIDRVLRKQRDFQREQGKKVDVTLYAPLEGSKEKDLTGVLTGFDEESITLDEELKLPLEKTAQIRLHIDF; encoded by the coding sequence ATGGCCCGCAAAGAAAATATCGAACAGCAGGTGGAAGAAATCGTCCTGGAACTGCTGGAGGGACAGAGCGAAATCGAGATGGTGGACGTGGAGTACGTGAAGGAACGTGACTGGTACCTGCGCGTCTTCATCGACAAGGAAGGCGGCATCGAGATAGATGACTGCCAGGCCCTCAGCGAGAAGCTGGAAGAGCGGCTGGATGCAGAAGACTTCATCACAGACAGCTACATATTGGAAGTGAGCTCCCCGGGCATTGACCGGGTACTCAGGAAGCAGCGTGATTTCCAGCGTGAGCAGGGCAAGAAGGTGGACGTAACCCTTTATGCTCCCCTGGAGGGCTCCAAGGAGAAGGATCTCACAGGAGTGCTCACCGGCTTTGATGAAGAGAGCATCACTCTGGACGAGGAACTGAAGCTGCCTTTGGAAAAGACAGCCCAGATTCGTCTGCATATAGATTTTTGA
- a CDS encoding DUF3298 and DUF4163 domain-containing protein, with protein MENVKKKIATLSLGAALAISPAIFPGMLSEYAGFCMTCEAASHVDASLRPVQLAVNTHLTVDSDAEGDLLRSSRTTVNLVGSGQSTEALQQALWQYSKEAVERRQHLREGMLVTAAADRAERKAYGSYSFVPHEALSDVFVRRADTLAVSLLEYGESYEGGAHGSYGVWGRSFDTQTGKELTLGDVFVDKKKLMAAIENRLQQDYPKASFMESGGTELVREMTEKMVGDGTISWTLDPCGVTFYFNPYLIGSYMEGIFAATILFDEQPELFKDKYRHAPASYCMEILPYQKMRTAYAKGRTGTICVSQSDSGILIKLDDNELNDYGEASGLRPVVVSLADGRRYLYVDALEAGDIWETTSVYDISGKVPVLVPQPKHMTRRTDIPENYASFTEDSDPDKVFYIMADPMHFQMSDLSAGGGDLLRECRVGKSGAPEVIVETQP; from the coding sequence TTGGAGAACGTAAAGAAAAAAATTGCAACTCTTTCGCTGGGAGCGGCCTTGGCGATTTCTCCGGCCATCTTCCCGGGCATGTTATCAGAATATGCAGGTTTTTGCATGACTTGCGAGGCTGCCAGTCATGTGGATGCCTCCCTTCGGCCTGTTCAACTGGCAGTGAATACCCACCTTACGGTAGACAGTGATGCTGAAGGAGACCTTTTGCGCAGCTCACGCACCACTGTGAATCTGGTTGGCAGCGGCCAGAGCACAGAGGCCTTGCAACAGGCACTTTGGCAGTATAGCAAAGAGGCAGTGGAAAGACGTCAGCATCTGCGCGAAGGGATGCTGGTCACAGCAGCCGCTGACCGGGCCGAAAGAAAGGCGTACGGTTCATACTCATTTGTGCCACACGAGGCACTCTCAGATGTTTTTGTGCGCCGCGCCGATACCCTGGCAGTGAGCCTGCTGGAATATGGAGAAAGCTATGAGGGCGGTGCCCACGGCTCCTATGGTGTATGGGGACGAAGCTTTGACACCCAAACGGGCAAAGAGCTCACCCTTGGGGATGTGTTTGTGGACAAGAAAAAGCTGATGGCTGCTATAGAAAATCGCTTGCAGCAGGATTACCCCAAGGCTTCTTTCATGGAAAGCGGCGGCACCGAGCTCGTGAGGGAAATGACAGAAAAGATGGTGGGAGATGGCACCATCTCTTGGACCCTTGACCCTTGCGGGGTGACCTTTTATTTCAATCCTTATCTCATTGGCAGCTACATGGAAGGTATTTTTGCAGCCACTATTCTCTTTGACGAGCAGCCTGAGCTTTTCAAGGATAAGTACCGCCATGCACCTGCCTCCTACTGCATGGAAATTTTGCCATATCAAAAGATGCGCACGGCTTATGCCAAAGGCAGGACTGGCACTATCTGCGTGAGCCAGTCAGACAGCGGCATTCTCATTAAGCTGGATGACAATGAGCTCAATGATTACGGTGAAGCAAGCGGCTTGCGTCCTGTGGTGGTGAGCCTTGCTGACGGGCGCAGGTATCTTTATGTGGATGCCCTGGAGGCAGGCGATATATGGGAGACCACAAGCGTATACGATATATCCGGCAAAGTTCCCGTCCTTGTCCCCCAGCCCAAGCACATGACACGAAGGACAGACATTCCGGAAAACTATGCTTCCTTTACAGAGGATAGTGATCCGGACAAGGTTTTCTATATCATGGCTGATCCCATGCATTTCCAGATGAGCGACTTGTCGGCAGGAGGCGGCGACCTCCTGCGCGAATGCCGTGTAGGAAAGAGTGGTGCTCCGGAAGTAATAGTGGAAACGCAGCCATGA
- the cobS gene encoding adenosylcobinamide-GDP ribazoletransferase — MRLFFVALQFLTRIHIVKQDSWTAEDFGHSTRFFPLVGLVQGVIYLLFAWLLLPVLGQSAVFASLMLILTIIITGGLHYDGFMDTMDGLLSARSRERMLEIMKDSRVGSYGALAAICLILLQWSLLREIDESLIFLAVYTMPLIGRMGMVLVIAAFPYARPQGLGKAFADMADRGTLLVAGVTTLAALIPLGQAAMAALAAGLAAAYLFGHYASSKLGGVTGDVYGAAELLTEATVLASILAIGKFA; from the coding sequence TTGCGCTTATTTTTTGTTGCCTTGCAATTTCTCACCAGAATCCATATTGTGAAACAAGATAGCTGGACGGCGGAGGATTTTGGTCATTCCACCAGATTTTTCCCTTTGGTGGGGCTGGTGCAGGGCGTCATCTACCTGCTCTTTGCCTGGCTGCTGCTGCCTGTTTTGGGACAGTCTGCTGTCTTTGCTTCCCTGATGCTCATTCTGACCATCATCATCACCGGGGGGCTTCACTATGATGGCTTCATGGATACCATGGACGGCCTGCTTTCCGCCCGCAGCCGGGAGCGCATGCTGGAAATAATGAAGGACAGCCGGGTGGGCTCCTACGGCGCCCTGGCAGCTATCTGCCTCATCCTGCTGCAGTGGTCCCTGCTGAGGGAGATAGACGAATCTCTTATCTTTCTGGCTGTCTATACCATGCCCCTGATAGGCCGCATGGGCATGGTGCTGGTAATCGCCGCCTTCCCTTATGCCCGTCCCCAGGGGCTGGGCAAGGCATTTGCCGATATGGCGGACAGGGGTACCTTGCTGGTAGCAGGTGTCACCACCCTGGCAGCCCTCATTCCTTTGGGCCAGGCGGCCATGGCAGCTCTGGCAGCAGGCCTGGCGGCAGCTTATCTCTTCGGCCACTATGCAAGCTCCAAGCTGGGAGGGGTAACAGGAGACGTCTATGGTGCGGCAGAATTGCTGACGGAAGCGACAGTGCTGGCCAGTATTTTGGCAATTGGCAAATTTGCATAG
- a CDS encoding ribosomal L7Ae/L30e/S12e/Gadd45 family protein, which yields MAATREQRIVNLLSMAQRARRIVSGAFAVEQSLKAHKAVLLILAEDTAEESRKKFLELADKYKVPYIEVLDRDMLGSCLGKEYRAMAALTDAGFAAQLKKLMEEP from the coding sequence ATGGCAGCTACCAGAGAACAGAGAATCGTGAATCTTCTCAGCATGGCCCAGCGGGCCCGCAGGATTGTTTCCGGCGCCTTTGCCGTGGAACAGTCCCTGAAGGCTCACAAGGCAGTCCTCCTGATTCTGGCGGAGGATACGGCAGAAGAATCCAGGAAAAAGTTTTTAGAGTTAGCCGATAAATACAAGGTTCCCTATATTGAGGTCCTGGACCGCGATATGCTGGGCTCATGCCTGGGCAAGGAATATCGCGCCATGGCGGCCTTGACAGACGCCGGTTTCGCGGCGCAGCTCAAAAAGCTGATGGAGGAACCATGA
- the cobU gene encoding bifunctional adenosylcobinamide kinase/adenosylcobinamide-phosphate guanylyltransferase, with protein sequence MERETLKAKTKLILVTGGARSGKSAFAEEYAQAAAPEGKVAYIATAQIWDEEMKFRVKRHRARRPANWQTFEAPTEQEVLSALKEAGDSCEVILFDCLTLYLSNFLCSCTESELHEEDRLYKQAEEMGARLWETVSQMKHARAVVMVTNEVGAGIVPENHLARLYRDLSGLLNQQLASKAEAVYLTVCGQAVNLKKLNCTAEKAAEQDLGLPGYL encoded by the coding sequence ATGGAAAGAGAGACACTGAAAGCAAAGACCAAGCTGATACTGGTGACCGGCGGTGCCCGCTCCGGCAAGTCTGCTTTTGCGGAAGAATATGCCCAGGCAGCTGCCCCCGAGGGTAAGGTAGCCTATATCGCCACTGCGCAGATATGGGACGAGGAAATGAAATTCCGGGTCAAAAGGCACAGAGCAAGGCGTCCTGCAAACTGGCAGACCTTTGAAGCCCCCACGGAACAGGAGGTGCTTTCTGCTCTTAAAGAAGCAGGTGACAGTTGCGAGGTAATTCTCTTTGACTGCCTGACTCTCTACCTCAGCAATTTTCTCTGCAGCTGCACAGAGAGCGAGCTGCATGAGGAAGACAGGCTCTACAAGCAGGCAGAGGAAATGGGAGCAAGGCTTTGGGAAACTGTCTCTCAGATGAAGCATGCCCGGGCTGTTGTCATGGTTACCAATGAGGTGGGGGCGGGTATTGTGCCGGAAAATCATCTGGCCCGGCTATATCGTGACCTGTCAGGCCTCCTGAATCAGCAGCTGGCATCAAAGGCAGAAGCCGTATATCTGACAGTCTGCGGCCAGGCCGTCAATCTCAAGAAGCTGAACTGCACAGCAGAGAAAGCCGCAGAACAGGATTTGGGACTCCCTGGCTATTTGTGA
- the infB gene encoding translation initiation factor IF-2 — protein MSKRRVFELAKEFNTDSKVVLDILKRHNYKVNNNFSGVGEAEYEVVKQELQKSGKAAAPAPKKPEKDYSSQDGRVKTEKHDQPKEKAAAEKAQKPAQEKEERQMHREQQPVHSERKKEEPKKENHSEHRDHNDRNDRNERSERSGDRQGGGRDHKNDGKGGNSNGRDGRKGSGRSEKNERGGRKGDKNDRNGNNGFNNNDRRGGRKNKGNKRGGAPQPAPKAQIARPTHIKVGESIAVKDLASKMSYTAAEVIKKLFMMGVMATINQEIDYDTAALVAAEFGVACEELPPEVDPTLIPEIEDDPKSLKLRPPVVTVMGHVDHGKTSLLDAIRNTSVSTHEAGGITQHIGAYQVMCQGKKIVFLDTPGHEAFTAMRARGAQITDIAILVVAADDGVMPQTVEAINHAKSADVPVIVAINKIDKPGANPDRVKQELMEHGLVPEEYGGDTIMVPVSAKKRMGLDNLLEMVLLVAEVKELKANPNRDARGVIVEAKLDKGRGPVATVLVQNGTLRIGDSIVCGTTYGKVRAMVNDRGDNVKKAGPSVPVEILGLNDVPSAGDILAVLDEKQARSIAEARVERQRTKLIKAKKVSLDDLFQQIQEGEIKDLNIVVKADVQGSVEALNSSLLSLNKNDEVRVAIVHSGVGAVNESDVMLASASNALIIAFNVRPDANARKMADNENIDIRTYRVIYDALNDVKDAMSGMLKPKYKEVIQGRVEIRKVMKFSKALVAGSYVLDGKIFNNSKIRIIRDNIEIFDGEIDSLRRFKDEVKEVAAGYECGISIVDFRDFQEGDIIEAYTMEEIATSITEANKAAAKRREEQAKAAEAAKAENENK, from the coding sequence ATGTCAAAACGCAGAGTTTTTGAATTGGCCAAGGAATTCAATACAGATAGCAAGGTCGTGCTTGATATCCTCAAGCGCCATAACTATAAAGTCAACAACAACTTCAGCGGCGTAGGCGAGGCCGAGTACGAGGTGGTGAAGCAGGAACTGCAGAAGTCCGGCAAAGCCGCAGCTCCGGCACCGAAGAAGCCTGAAAAGGACTATAGCAGCCAAGATGGGCGTGTGAAGACGGAAAAGCATGACCAGCCCAAGGAGAAAGCCGCAGCAGAGAAGGCCCAGAAGCCTGCACAGGAAAAGGAAGAGCGCCAGATGCATCGAGAGCAGCAGCCCGTTCATAGTGAACGCAAAAAAGAAGAGCCGAAGAAGGAAAACCACTCTGAGCACCGTGACCATAACGACCGCAATGACCGCAATGAGAGAAGCGAGCGCAGTGGAGACCGTCAGGGCGGTGGCCGTGACCACAAGAATGATGGCAAGGGCGGCAACAGCAATGGCCGTGATGGGCGCAAAGGCAGCGGGCGCAGCGAGAAGAACGAGCGCGGCGGCCGCAAGGGCGACAAGAATGACCGCAATGGCAATAACGGTTTCAACAACAATGACCGCCGGGGTGGCCGCAAGAACAAGGGCAACAAGCGCGGCGGAGCTCCCCAGCCTGCACCGAAAGCTCAGATTGCCCGTCCTACCCATATCAAGGTAGGGGAGAGCATTGCTGTCAAGGATCTGGCTTCCAAGATGAGCTACACGGCAGCCGAGGTCATCAAGAAGCTCTTCATGATGGGCGTCATGGCTACCATCAACCAGGAAATCGACTACGATACGGCAGCTTTGGTGGCAGCCGAGTTCGGCGTGGCCTGCGAAGAGCTGCCTCCTGAGGTAGATCCGACCCTCATTCCCGAGATTGAGGACGATCCCAAGTCTCTGAAGCTCCGTCCTCCTGTGGTGACGGTCATGGGCCATGTTGACCACGGCAAGACCTCCCTGCTGGATGCCATCCGCAATACTTCCGTGTCCACCCATGAGGCTGGCGGCATCACCCAGCACATCGGTGCTTATCAGGTCATGTGCCAGGGCAAGAAGATTGTCTTCCTGGATACCCCGGGGCATGAGGCCTTCACGGCTATGCGTGCCCGTGGTGCCCAGATCACGGATATCGCTATCCTGGTGGTGGCGGCAGACGACGGCGTCATGCCCCAGACTGTAGAGGCTATCAACCATGCCAAGTCTGCTGATGTGCCCGTCATTGTGGCCATCAACAAGATCGACAAGCCCGGTGCCAACCCGGACCGCGTGAAGCAGGAACTCATGGAGCATGGCCTGGTGCCCGAGGAATATGGCGGGGACACCATCATGGTACCCGTTTCTGCCAAGAAGCGCATGGGTCTTGACAACCTGCTGGAAATGGTCCTGCTGGTGGCTGAGGTCAAGGAGCTCAAGGCCAACCCGAACCGCGATGCCCGCGGTGTCATTGTCGAGGCCAAGCTGGACAAGGGCCGCGGTCCTGTGGCTACCGTGCTGGTGCAGAACGGTACCCTGCGCATCGGTGATTCCATCGTTTGCGGCACCACCTACGGCAAGGTCCGCGCCATGGTCAACGACCGCGGCGACAACGTGAAGAAGGCCGGCCCCTCTGTGCCGGTGGAGATCCTGGGCCTCAACGATGTTCCCTCTGCCGGTGATATCCTCGCCGTGCTGGATGAGAAGCAGGCTCGCTCCATTGCCGAGGCTCGTGTGGAGCGTCAGCGCACCAAGCTTATCAAGGCCAAGAAGGTTTCCCTTGACGACCTCTTCCAGCAGATTCAGGAAGGCGAGATCAAGGACCTGAACATCGTGGTCAAGGCTGATGTGCAGGGTTCCGTGGAGGCTCTTAACAGCTCTCTGCTGTCCCTCAACAAGAACGACGAAGTGCGCGTGGCTATTGTCCATTCCGGCGTTGGCGCCGTCAACGAAAGCGATGTCATGCTGGCATCTGCTTCCAACGCCCTCATCATCGCCTTCAACGTGCGTCCCGATGCCAATGCCCGCAAGATGGCGGACAATGAGAACATCGATATCCGCACTTACCGCGTCATTTACGACGCCCTGAACGATGTGAAGGACGCCATGAGCGGCATGCTGAAGCCCAAGTATAAGGAGGTCATCCAGGGCCGCGTGGAAATCCGCAAGGTCATGAAGTTCTCCAAGGCACTGGTGGCAGGTTCCTACGTGCTGGACGGCAAGATCTTCAACAACTCCAAGATCCGCATCATCCGCGACAATATCGAAATCTTTGACGGCGAGATTGATTCCCTGCGCCGCTTCAAGGACGAGGTGAAGGAAGTGGCCGCAGGCTACGAGTGCGGTATCTCCATCGTGGACTTCCGCGACTTCCAGGAAGGCGACATCATCGAAGCCTACACCATGGAGGAGATTGCTACTTCCATTACCGAAGCCAACAAGGCCGCTGCCAAGCGCCGTGAGGAGCAGGCAAAAGCCGCTGAAGCTGCCAAGGCAGAAAACGAAAATAAATAA